The Pseudomonadota bacterium genome contains a region encoding:
- a CDS encoding PAS-domain containing protein, which produces MLLDLLEGIDAAVTGYDAAGKLLYWNDAARDYFPLAAHTLKTGTMKLERDRAKAASGYLSQAEASAPGALSEATEEYSLGDGRRLRRRSRRTTGGRWLLSYEDVSETFTEERQLAHAIESMPVDFHIYDRDGRLIRASQKHTRVLDPQGADIFTKGTLLKDHMRHFWQHSAAAKVPEEELDGLIERRLASLKSKPDDVIEVAMADGRHLRVISAPTPEGGLIRIDLFVTDPQAEERRLRALLAALPIGVRLIERNGRTREVNDAYALLHPKRNLANVYADDLATAIRRDAARYILNHADGTAYTPEEREAWIAERIAIAESGVPEPVEFLSASGKILRITTARTPDGTLVQAHQDITDLRQTELKFRALLAVLPAGVRTISPDGIISEVNDAYLRIHEIPNACAIVGQRVAFRARTQADTFVLKHEDGRPYTPDERAEWVERRIDQLDHGNPEPVEARTASGRVVRVTSARTSDGTLIQVIQDISDLQSAQQRLQEAIENMPVGMLVSSQDGRIEVANEFLRRIYAETPGYPLVGQRLEDRLRGKLLEFLVKKPDGSPLDEAEMAQWQDARAASFKLGVPDQIEARTRNGTIIRITSARTTDGRLIQVVEDITELRRTELRLTDAIESMGSTFILFDAEDRLQICNQATFDLYPGLRTAFRKGATFQELNALAVAQGYVSENNTLASDPRVLGSYVRQESDGRHVLVRRGRTREGGALVMHTDMTAMHRAENRLISAINAATEGFALFDKDDRLVACNDGYRWELVSIAERVVAGVSIEEIWSWSWDAGLVSTDDAKTKEEWLESRRHRHRKAGGTSFEVRRGKHVLRVNEYVTREGELVRVSTDITELRAKEQALERSVRQIELLSEAELARRTFLLQSVLDTVPDGLVVLDEANRATFWNQGFLKLAGLLDGVVTWSEGLIRDQPIDALLAQSVLPASEMRRQLFESAEEIEHSLADGRHLRFGLLDASGGNRLLWISDQSLRRREEADRLAIQERLLQAQKSEAIGTMAGTIAHDFNNLLSIVLGFASLSDGQIDVLAELSARLAETDPANARSRLQEAAGAAEAAKKGLSRIVSAANRAREIVTGLNTFAKTKPSDLVSKDLAETVRSAAQLIGIALPAAISFDLVIDDAAHLVRHDSNKIEQVLVNLCLNAAHALGSRPGAIELILERMTVDGGRAEALRRTERELHAQGQVIKTADDGWSHLWRGVLRPGAYLRLQVRDTGSGMTREVMEKIFDPFFTTKPKGAGTGLGLPSVASIVEAHMGALHIKSKPGTGTACAILIPASERTPAHGEGTDNTDSRGTASSQLEESTMGRQQKAAPRARILVVDDEAYLADLMQITLSWAGYEVERYENPQSAWERLQEDAASFDLIITDQTMPGLTGAMLAERAQALRPNLPVLLCSGFSAQSLEKAKLPPGVAAVLLKPFTPRELVRVTKDVLGRATAER; this is translated from the coding sequence ATGCTTCTCGACCTGCTCGAGGGGATCGACGCCGCGGTCACCGGCTACGATGCCGCCGGAAAGCTCCTCTATTGGAACGACGCGGCCCGGGACTACTTCCCTCTCGCCGCCCATACCCTGAAGACCGGCACGATGAAGCTCGAGCGCGACCGAGCCAAGGCCGCGTCCGGATATTTGTCCCAAGCAGAAGCGAGCGCGCCGGGAGCGCTGTCGGAGGCGACCGAGGAATATAGCCTCGGCGACGGCAGGCGGCTGCGCCGGCGCAGCAGGCGCACAACCGGCGGACGATGGCTCCTCAGCTATGAGGATGTGAGCGAGACCTTCACCGAAGAACGCCAGCTCGCGCACGCGATCGAGAGCATGCCGGTCGACTTCCACATCTATGACCGCGACGGCAGGCTCATCCGAGCGAGCCAGAAGCATACGCGCGTGCTCGACCCGCAGGGCGCCGACATCTTTACGAAGGGCACGCTGCTCAAGGACCATATGCGGCATTTCTGGCAGCATAGCGCCGCCGCCAAGGTTCCCGAGGAGGAGCTTGACGGCCTGATCGAGCGGCGCCTGGCCAGCCTCAAGTCGAAGCCCGACGACGTGATAGAGGTGGCGATGGCCGATGGCCGCCACCTCCGGGTGATCTCAGCTCCCACGCCTGAGGGCGGTCTCATCCGCATCGACCTCTTCGTGACCGACCCGCAGGCCGAGGAACGCCGGCTCCGCGCCTTACTGGCCGCGTTGCCGATCGGCGTTCGCCTGATCGAGCGCAACGGCCGGACCCGCGAGGTCAACGACGCCTATGCGCTGCTCCATCCCAAGCGGAACCTCGCGAACGTCTATGCGGACGATCTGGCGACCGCGATCCGGCGGGACGCCGCCCGCTATATTCTGAACCATGCGGATGGGACGGCCTACACTCCGGAAGAGCGCGAGGCTTGGATTGCCGAAAGGATCGCCATCGCCGAAAGCGGCGTTCCGGAGCCGGTCGAATTCCTGTCCGCATCCGGAAAAATTCTCCGGATCACCACCGCCAGAACGCCCGATGGCACTCTGGTCCAGGCGCACCAGGACATCACCGATCTACGCCAGACCGAGCTGAAGTTCCGGGCGCTGCTCGCGGTTCTGCCGGCGGGCGTCAGAACCATTTCCCCCGACGGCATCATCAGCGAGGTGAACGACGCCTATCTGCGGATCCACGAGATCCCCAATGCGTGCGCGATCGTCGGGCAAAGAGTGGCGTTCCGGGCGAGGACGCAGGCTGACACGTTCGTGCTGAAGCACGAGGATGGCAGGCCTTACACCCCCGACGAGCGCGCGGAATGGGTGGAGAGGCGGATCGATCAGCTCGACCACGGCAACCCGGAGCCGGTCGAGGCGCGCACCGCCTCGGGCCGCGTGGTCCGCGTGACGTCCGCGCGAACCTCCGATGGCACGCTCATCCAAGTGATCCAGGACATATCCGATCTGCAATCGGCCCAGCAGCGGCTGCAGGAGGCGATCGAAAACATGCCGGTCGGCATGCTCGTCTCCAGTCAGGACGGCCGCATCGAGGTCGCCAACGAGTTCCTGCGCCGGATATACGCCGAGACCCCGGGATACCCGCTCGTGGGTCAGCGTCTGGAGGACCGCCTGCGTGGTAAGCTTCTGGAGTTCCTGGTCAAAAAACCCGATGGCAGCCCGCTCGACGAGGCGGAGATGGCGCAATGGCAGGACGCCCGCGCCGCCTCGTTCAAGCTCGGTGTGCCGGACCAAATCGAGGCGCGAACCCGCAACGGGACGATCATACGGATCACCAGCGCCAGGACCACGGACGGCCGACTCATCCAAGTGGTCGAGGACATCACCGAGCTCAGGCGCACCGAGCTGCGCCTGACGGATGCGATCGAGAGCATGGGCAGCACCTTCATCCTCTTCGACGCCGAGGACCGCCTGCAGATCTGCAACCAGGCGACCTTCGATCTCTACCCCGGCCTGCGCACCGCGTTTCGCAAGGGGGCGACCTTTCAGGAGCTCAATGCCCTGGCGGTGGCCCAGGGATATGTGTCCGAGAATAACACTCTCGCATCCGATCCGCGCGTGCTCGGCTCCTATGTCCGCCAAGAGTCCGATGGGCGCCATGTTCTGGTTCGCCGCGGGCGCACGCGCGAAGGCGGTGCGCTGGTCATGCACACGGACATGACGGCGATGCACCGCGCCGAGAACCGCTTGATCTCCGCCATCAACGCCGCGACGGAAGGATTTGCGCTCTTCGACAAGGACGACCGCCTGGTCGCCTGCAATGATGGCTATCGCTGGGAGCTGGTCTCGATCGCCGAGCGTGTGGTGGCAGGGGTGTCGATCGAAGAAATCTGGTCCTGGAGCTGGGATGCGGGCTTAGTCTCGACCGACGATGCCAAGACCAAAGAGGAATGGCTGGAAAGCCGGCGCCACCGACACCGCAAGGCCGGCGGCACCAGCTTCGAGGTTCGCCGCGGCAAGCATGTTCTCCGCGTCAACGAATACGTGACGCGCGAGGGCGAGCTCGTTCGTGTATCGACCGACATCACCGAGCTCAGGGCCAAGGAGCAGGCGCTGGAGCGATCGGTCCGGCAGATCGAGCTCTTGAGCGAGGCCGAGCTCGCGCGGCGCACGTTCCTCCTGCAGTCGGTGCTGGACACCGTTCCGGACGGATTGGTGGTCTTGGACGAGGCCAATCGCGCTACCTTCTGGAACCAGGGCTTTCTCAAGCTTGCAGGCTTGCTCGATGGCGTCGTTACCTGGTCGGAGGGTCTCATCCGCGATCAGCCGATCGACGCGCTGCTAGCGCAGTCGGTGCTGCCGGCATCGGAGATGCGACGGCAGCTTTTCGAGAGTGCGGAGGAGATCGAGCACTCGCTTGCCGATGGCCGGCATCTCCGCTTCGGGTTGTTGGACGCGAGCGGCGGCAACCGGCTGCTTTGGATCTCCGATCAAAGCCTGCGTCGCCGCGAGGAGGCCGATCGTCTGGCGATCCAGGAGCGGCTCCTGCAAGCGCAAAAGAGCGAGGCGATCGGCACCATGGCCGGAACCATCGCCCATGACTTCAACAACCTGCTGTCCATCGTCCTCGGCTTCGCATCCTTGAGCGATGGGCAAATCGACGTGCTTGCCGAGCTTTCCGCCCGGCTCGCCGAGACCGACCCCGCCAATGCCCGCAGCCGCCTGCAGGAGGCGGCAGGAGCGGCGGAGGCGGCGAAGAAGGGTCTGAGCCGGATCGTCTCGGCGGCGAACCGGGCGCGCGAGATCGTGACCGGCCTCAACACCTTCGCCAAGACCAAGCCCTCGGACTTGGTGAGCAAGGACCTGGCCGAGACCGTCCGCTCGGCGGCACAGCTCATCGGCATCGCCCTTCCCGCGGCCATCAGCTTCGATCTCGTGATCGACGATGCCGCGCACCTGGTGCGGCACGACTCCAACAAGATCGAGCAGGTCCTGGTGAATCTCTGCCTCAACGCGGCGCACGCGCTGGGCAGCCGGCCCGGGGCGATCGAGCTCATCCTGGAGCGGATGACGGTCGACGGCGGCCGCGCCGAAGCACTGCGCCGGACCGAGCGGGAGCTGCACGCGCAAGGCCAAGTGATCAAGACCGCCGATGACGGCTGGTCGCATCTCTGGCGCGGCGTTCTCAGGCCCGGTGCCTATCTCAGGCTCCAGGTCAGGGACACCGGCTCGGGGATGACCCGCGAGGTCATGGAGAAGATCTTCGATCCGTTCTTCACCACCAAGCCGAAAGGCGCCGGCACCGGTCTCGGCTTGCCCTCGGTGGCCAGCATCGTGGAGGCGCATATGGGCGCGCTTCACATCAAGTCGAAGCCCGGCACCGGCACCGCCTGCGCCATCCTGATCCCGGCCAGCGAGAGGACGCCGGCGCATGGCGAAGGCACCGACAATACCGATTCCCGCGGCACCGCTTCCTCCCAGCTTGAGGAAAGCACGATGGGGCGCCAGCAGAAAGCCGCGCCGCGCGCGCGCATCCTGGTGGTCGATGACGAGGCGTATCTCGCCGACCTCATGCAAATCACCTTGAGCTGGGCCGGCTACGAGGTCGAACGCTATGAAAATCCCCAGTCGGCCTGGGAGCGCCTGCAGGAGGATGCGGCGAGCTTCGACCTCATCATCACCGACCAAACGATGCCGGGATTGACGGGAGCCATGCTGGCAGAGCGGGCCCAGGCGCTCAGGCCGAATCTTCCCGTACTCCTCTGCTCCGGCTTCTCCGCGCAGTCCCTGGAGAAGGCCAAGCTGCCGCCGGGCGTGGCGGCGGTGCTGCTGAAGCCGTTCACTCCGCGCGAGCTCGTGCGCGTGACCAAGGACGTTCTGGGTCGGGCAACTGCCGAGCGCTGA
- a CDS encoding amino acid ABC transporter substrate-binding protein gives MAGIGLAAAGPANAQATVAAIKQRGALNCGVDTGIPGFAYQDKAGKWIGFDIDYCRAIAAAVLGDPEKVKYTPTTAKVRFTVLQNGEIDVLIRDSTMTYTRNWELKLGENVVTFYTGQAFLVKKSLNAKAVKDLDGATICMVTGATLELNIADYARSHNVKIGSLLFDRVEEAFAATESGRCDGYTDDGGSVAAARSTMKNPKDWDIVDEVISKEPLGIHTRQGDENWSNFTRWLHFALLTAEENGISKASADQMAKTSTDPFVRRLLGEEGDFGKMLGLDNAWALRAIKVAGNYGEIYEEHFGAKGLGLPRGLNRLWDKGGLQYAWPFR, from the coding sequence ATGGCCGGCATCGGGCTCGCGGCAGCCGGACCGGCGAATGCGCAGGCGACCGTGGCCGCGATCAAGCAGCGCGGTGCGTTGAACTGCGGCGTCGATACCGGTATTCCCGGGTTCGCCTATCAGGACAAGGCCGGCAAGTGGATCGGCTTCGACATCGACTATTGCCGCGCCATTGCCGCGGCCGTGCTCGGCGATCCGGAGAAGGTCAAGTACACGCCGACCACCGCCAAGGTGCGCTTCACCGTGCTGCAGAACGGCGAGATCGACGTGCTCATCCGCGACTCGACCATGACCTACACCCGCAACTGGGAGCTGAAGCTCGGCGAGAACGTGGTGACGTTCTATACCGGCCAGGCCTTCCTGGTGAAGAAGAGCCTCAACGCCAAGGCGGTGAAGGATCTCGACGGCGCCACCATCTGCATGGTGACCGGCGCCACCCTCGAGCTCAACATTGCCGACTACGCCCGCTCGCACAATGTGAAGATCGGCTCCTTGTTGTTCGACCGGGTCGAGGAAGCCTTCGCGGCGACCGAGTCCGGCCGCTGCGACGGTTACACCGATGACGGCGGCAGCGTGGCCGCGGCGCGCTCCACCATGAAGAATCCCAAGGATTGGGACATTGTTGACGAGGTCATCTCCAAGGAGCCGCTCGGCATCCACACCCGCCAGGGCGACGAGAACTGGTCCAACTTCACCCGATGGCTGCACTTCGCGCTGCTCACGGCCGAGGAGAACGGCATCAGCAAGGCGAGTGCCGACCAGATGGCGAAGACCTCGACCGACCCGTTCGTGCGCCGGCTCTTGGGCGAGGAGGGCGATTTCGGCAAGATGCTAGGTCTCGACAACGCCTGGGCGCTCCGGGCGATCAAGGTCGCCGGCAACTACGGCGAAATCTATGAGGAGCATTTCGGCGCCAAGGGGCTCGGGCTGCCGCGCGGACTCAACAGGCTGTGGGACAAGGGCGGGCTGCAATACGCATGGCCCTTCCGGTGA
- a CDS encoding ABC transporter permease subunit (The N-terminal region of this protein, as described by TIGR01726, is a three transmembrane segment that identifies a subfamily of ABC transporter permease subunits, which specificities that include histidine, arginine, glutamine, glutamate, L-cystine (sic), the opines (in Agrobacterium) octopine and nopaline, etc.), with the protein MRAEAIGRIRLRVSPTRVKGWLWQGLLLCCVGAAVWFFAQNATDNLTRKNLHFGLDFLDRIAGFDIPFRLIAWTVTDTYGRALLVSFLNSLLIAFLCVIASTFLGLLLGLLRLSANWLARNVAMGIIELVRNTPQLVQIFFFYLAVLQSLPPARAGYNFNNAVFLNIRGLFLPSPVLGDAFETTALGFLAAIVLGVVVWRLRLRVTGASRFGLGAIALALPFVVLIAGGLAGAVVDVNYPVLRGFNFQGGVQIPSELVALWVGLSVYSSAFIAEIVRGAMEGIAYGQTEASLSLGLSRWQTLRLVVLPQALRIIVPPVTSQYLNVIKSSSLGAGIAYPELFQIFAGTVLNQSGRAIECIAIVMTIFLVINLITSMFMNWYNRAIALKER; encoded by the coding sequence ATGCGGGCCGAAGCGATCGGACGCATCCGTCTCCGCGTCTCGCCGACACGGGTAAAGGGGTGGCTCTGGCAAGGGCTGCTCCTTTGCTGCGTTGGCGCCGCCGTCTGGTTTTTCGCCCAGAACGCTACCGACAACCTGACGCGCAAGAACCTGCATTTCGGGCTGGACTTCCTCGACCGGATCGCAGGCTTCGACATTCCCTTCCGCCTCATCGCCTGGACGGTTACCGACACCTACGGCCGGGCACTCCTCGTCAGCTTCCTCAACTCGCTTTTGATCGCCTTTCTCTGCGTCATTGCGTCGACGTTCTTGGGCCTGCTTCTCGGTCTTCTCAGGCTTTCCGCGAACTGGCTTGCCCGCAACGTCGCGATGGGGATCATCGAGCTCGTCCGCAACACTCCGCAGCTCGTGCAGATCTTCTTCTTCTACCTGGCTGTGCTGCAGAGCCTGCCGCCGGCGCGTGCAGGCTACAATTTCAACAACGCGGTCTTCCTCAATATCCGCGGCCTGTTCCTGCCCTCGCCGGTCCTGGGGGATGCGTTCGAGACGACGGCTCTGGGCTTCCTCGCCGCCATCGTGCTCGGCGTCGTCGTCTGGCGGCTGCGCCTACGCGTGACCGGTGCTTCCCGCTTCGGCCTCGGCGCGATCGCGCTCGCCTTGCCCTTCGTCGTGCTGATCGCCGGCGGGCTCGCGGGCGCCGTCGTCGATGTCAACTATCCCGTGCTGCGGGGCTTCAACTTCCAGGGCGGCGTGCAGATCCCCTCCGAGCTGGTGGCGCTTTGGGTCGGGCTTTCGGTCTACTCCTCCGCCTTCATCGCCGAGATCGTGCGCGGCGCCATGGAGGGCATCGCCTACGGCCAGACCGAAGCCTCGCTCAGCCTCGGGCTCAGCCGCTGGCAGACATTGCGCCTGGTCGTCCTGCCGCAGGCGCTTCGGATCATCGTGCCGCCGGTCACCAGCCAGTACCTCAACGTCATCAAATCGAGCTCGCTCGGCGCCGGCATCGCCTATCCCGAGCTGTTCCAGATCTTCGCCGGCACGGTCTTGAACCAGTCCGGCCGCGCCATCGAGTGCATCGCCATCGTCATGACCATCTTCCTGGTGATCAACCTCATCACCTCCATGTTCATGAATTGGTACAACCGCGCGATCGCGCTGAAGGAGCGATGA
- a CDS encoding amino acid ABC transporter permease: MSVVDAALKWIRANFFGDWSSSALTILLVILFWFTIPPFVEWALIKSTFGGETKADCDPGGACWTFIGQRLPNFFYGRYPVDERWRVNLAALLLAAFTTPALMDRLRHRWVAVLALVAVYPVIAGVLLVGGVLGLAFVDTSLWGGLMLNTVLSFVALAGSLPLGILLALGRRSELPAIRYFCVGFIELWRGVPLLTALFMATIILPLFLPEGVSLDRLVRAALALTLFTSAYMAEVIRGGLQGVPMGQGEAARSLGLGYWPMQVLIVLPQALRLVVPAIVNTAIDLFKDTTLVLIIGLFDLLGMVNLSLKDSAWLGMASEGFTFAAMVFFVCCLLMSLYSRRLERRLAEPTRRTGPAPA, translated from the coding sequence ATGAGCGTGGTCGACGCCGCCCTCAAATGGATTCGCGCCAACTTCTTCGGCGACTGGTCGAGCAGCGCGCTCACCATCCTGCTCGTCATCCTGTTCTGGTTCACGATTCCACCCTTCGTCGAGTGGGCCCTCATCAAGTCGACCTTCGGCGGCGAGACCAAAGCCGATTGCGATCCGGGCGGTGCCTGCTGGACCTTCATTGGCCAACGCCTCCCCAACTTCTTTTACGGCCGCTATCCCGTGGACGAGCGCTGGCGGGTCAATCTCGCTGCCTTGCTGCTGGCCGCCTTCACCACACCGGCTTTGATGGACCGTCTCCGCCACCGCTGGGTCGCGGTCCTGGCTCTGGTCGCGGTTTATCCCGTCATCGCCGGAGTGCTCCTGGTCGGCGGCGTCCTCGGCCTTGCCTTCGTGGACACCTCGCTCTGGGGCGGCCTCATGCTGAACACGGTGCTCTCCTTCGTCGCGCTTGCGGGCTCGCTGCCGCTCGGCATCCTCTTGGCGCTCGGGCGCCGTTCTGAGCTGCCGGCGATCCGCTATTTCTGCGTCGGCTTCATCGAGCTTTGGCGCGGCGTGCCGCTGCTGACCGCGCTCTTCATGGCGACCATCATCCTGCCCCTGTTCCTGCCTGAGGGCGTGTCCTTGGACCGGCTGGTCCGCGCCGCGCTGGCGCTCACCTTGTTCACCTCCGCCTATATGGCGGAGGTCATTCGCGGCGGCTTGCAAGGCGTGCCGATGGGGCAGGGCGAGGCCGCCCGCTCGCTCGGTCTCGGCTATTGGCCGATGCAGGTCCTGATCGTGCTGCCGCAGGCGCTGCGCCTAGTGGTGCCGGCGATCGTCAATACCGCGATCGATCTCTTCAAGGACACCACCTTGGTGTTGATCATCGGGCTCTTCGATCTCCTGGGCATGGTCAATCTGTCGCTCAAGGATTCCGCCTGGCTTGGCATGGCGAGCGAGGGCTTCACCTTCGCGGCCATGGTGTTCTTCGTCTGCTGCCTGTTGATGTCGCTCTATAGCCGCCGGCTGGAGCGCCGCCTGGCGGAGCCCACAAGACGAACCGGTCCGGCGCCGGCTTGA
- the ettA gene encoding energy-dependent translational throttle protein EttA — MAAYQYIYVMKGLTKTYPGGREVFKDVWLSFLPGAKIGVLGPNGAGKSTLLRVMAGLEQEFAGEAWAAEGAKVGFLPQEPQLDSTKDVMGNVIEALAETKGLLDRFNEVSGKFGEEMSDEEMNALIAEQAELQEKIDAANGWEIERTIEIAMDALRCPAGDTDVSTLSGGERRRVALCKLLLQRPDLLLLDEPTNHLDAESVAWLQRHLADYPGTVVTVTHDRYFLDEVAGWILELDRGRGIPYEGNYTGWLEQKRKRLEQEGKQEQARVRTLERELEWVRQSPRARQTKSKARLTAYETLLAESQDKLSDTAQIMIPAGPRLGDLVLEAEHMRKGYGNRMLIEDLSFRLPRGGIVGVIGPNGAGKTTLFRMIIGQEKADGGDLRLGDTVVLGYVDQSRDTLAPNKSVWEEISDGLDEIQLGGKQKMPSRAYVGLFNFRGSDQQKKVGQLSGGERNRVHLAKMLKSGANVLLLDEPTNDLDVDTLRALEDGLLEFAGCAVVISHDRWFLDRVATHMLAFEGDSQVVWFEGNYQAYEADRKRRLGAEADQPHRIKYKPLTRA, encoded by the coding sequence ATGGCCGCCTATCAATACATCTATGTGATGAAGGGTCTGACCAAGACCTATCCCGGCGGCCGCGAGGTGTTCAAGGACGTCTGGCTGTCCTTCCTGCCGGGGGCGAAGATCGGCGTGCTCGGGCCCAATGGCGCCGGCAAGTCGACCTTGCTGCGCGTCATGGCCGGGCTCGAGCAGGAGTTCGCCGGCGAGGCCTGGGCCGCGGAGGGTGCGAAGGTCGGCTTCCTGCCGCAGGAGCCCCAGCTCGATTCCACGAAGGACGTGATGGGGAACGTGATCGAGGCCCTGGCGGAGACCAAGGGCCTGCTCGACCGCTTCAACGAGGTGAGCGGCAAGTTCGGCGAGGAGATGAGCGACGAGGAGATGAATGCGCTCATCGCCGAGCAGGCCGAGCTTCAGGAGAAGATCGACGCGGCCAACGGCTGGGAGATCGAACGGACGATCGAGATCGCCATGGACGCCTTGCGCTGCCCCGCGGGCGACACCGATGTCTCGACGCTGTCGGGTGGCGAGCGCCGCCGCGTGGCCTTGTGCAAGCTTCTGCTGCAGCGCCCGGATCTGCTGCTCCTGGACGAGCCGACCAATCACCTCGACGCCGAGTCCGTCGCTTGGCTCCAGCGTCACCTCGCGGACTATCCCGGCACGGTGGTGACGGTGACCCACGACCGCTATTTCCTGGACGAGGTCGCGGGTTGGATCCTCGAGCTCGACCGCGGCCGCGGCATTCCCTACGAGGGCAACTACACCGGCTGGCTCGAGCAGAAGAGGAAGCGCCTGGAGCAGGAAGGCAAGCAGGAGCAGGCGCGGGTGCGCACGCTCGAGCGCGAGCTCGAATGGGTCCGCCAGAGTCCCCGCGCGCGCCAGACCAAGAGCAAGGCGCGGCTGACGGCCTATGAGACGCTCTTGGCCGAGAGCCAGGATAAGCTGAGCGACACCGCGCAGATCATGATCCCGGCCGGGCCCCGTCTTGGCGATTTGGTGCTCGAGGCCGAGCATATGCGCAAAGGCTACGGCAACCGCATGCTGATCGAGGATCTGAGCTTCCGCTTGCCCCGCGGCGGCATCGTTGGCGTCATCGGTCCCAACGGCGCCGGTAAGACCACGCTCTTTCGCATGATCATCGGCCAGGAGAAGGCCGATGGCGGCGACCTGCGCCTCGGTGACACGGTGGTGCTCGGCTATGTCGACCAATCCCGCGACACGCTGGCCCCGAACAAGAGCGTGTGGGAGGAGATCTCCGACGGGCTCGACGAGATCCAGCTCGGCGGCAAGCAGAAGATGCCGAGCCGCGCCTATGTCGGCCTGTTCAACTTCCGCGGCTCCGATCAGCAGAAGAAGGTGGGCCAGCTTTCCGGCGGCGAGCGCAACCGCGTCCATCTCGCCAAGATGCTGAAGTCCGGCGCCAATGTGCTGCTCCTGGACGAACCCACCAACGATCTCGACGTGGATACGCTCCGCGCGCTCGAGGACGGGCTGCTTGAGTTCGCGGGCTGCGCCGTGGTCATCAGCCACGATCGCTGGTTTCTCGATCGGGTGGCGACCCACATGCTCGCCTTCGAAGGCGACAGCCAGGTGGTTTGGTTCGAAGGCAATTACCAGGCCTATGAGGCGGACCGCAAGCGCCGCCTCGGCGCCGAGGCGGACCAGCCGCACCGCATCAAATACAAGCCCTTGACCCGAGCCTGA
- a CDS encoding 2-phosphosulfolactate phosphatase: MARHLPEVRLFSLEEGAAAAVGTVVVIDVFRAFTTAAVALERGAMRVLMVADIDTALSLRSAGAVDVCVGERHAAKPSGFDFGNSPAALARADLTGRRIALTTSNGTRGLIAARGATRLFAGALVNAGATVAAIQAERPRVVSLVAMGSRAGRAAEDELCALYLRSRLLGLHPDSASVAAAIRALVAPIPEALQRSGDYPPEDRAIALDIDSVPIAAPVGSKGEHLAVGRR; encoded by the coding sequence ATGGCCCGGCACCTGCCCGAGGTGCGCCTCTTCAGCCTCGAAGAGGGTGCGGCGGCGGCCGTGGGCACGGTGGTGGTGATCGACGTCTTTCGCGCCTTCACCACTGCGGCGGTGGCGCTCGAGCGTGGTGCCATGCGCGTTCTCATGGTCGCGGACATCGACACCGCACTTAGCCTGAGGAGTGCGGGGGCGGTCGATGTCTGCGTCGGCGAGCGTCACGCGGCCAAGCCGTCAGGCTTCGACTTCGGCAATTCGCCGGCGGCCCTCGCCCGGGCCGACTTGACCGGCCGCCGGATCGCGCTCACCACCTCGAACGGCACGCGCGGGCTCATCGCCGCGCGCGGGGCGACACGCCTGTTTGCCGGCGCCTTGGTCAATGCTGGGGCGACGGTCGCGGCCATCCAAGCCGAACGCCCTCGGGTGGTGAGCCTGGTTGCCATGGGAAGCCGCGCCGGCCGCGCCGCCGAGGACGAGCTCTGTGCGCTCTATCTCCGCAGCCGGCTCCTCGGTCTCCACCCGGATTCGGCTTCGGTCGCCGCCGCCATTCGGGCCTTGGTGGCGCCGATCCCCGAAGCCTTGCAGCGGAGCGGGGACTATCCGCCTGAGGATCGCGCCATCGCGCTCGATATCGATTCCGTGCCGATCGCCGCACCGGTCGGGAGCAAAGGCGAGCACCTGGCAGTCGGCCGGCGTTAG
- a CDS encoding DUF1330 domain-containing protein, producing the protein MSAYVIAEVEVTDPKAYEAYKAQTPGAIAKFGGRFIVRGGGNVVSLEGAAPNRVVVIEFPDKATAERFYHSPDYQEILRLRFATSTGRLFIVEGV; encoded by the coding sequence ATTTCCGCCTATGTCATCGCCGAGGTCGAAGTCACCGACCCCAAGGCTTATGAGGCCTACAAGGCGCAGACTCCCGGTGCCATCGCGAAGTTCGGCGGCCGTTTCATCGTCCGCGGCGGCGGCAACGTGGTGAGCCTGGAGGGTGCCGCGCCCAATCGCGTCGTCGTCATCGAGTTCCCCGACAAGGCGACGGCCGAGCGCTTCTATCACTCGCCCGACTACCAGGAAATTCTGCGGCTCCGCTTCGCCACCTCGACCGGGCGGCTCTTCATCGTCGAAGGCGTCTAA